The Spirulina subsalsa PCC 9445 region CGAAGACCCAAGGGGCAAAAGTCGAGCCGTCTTATTTGGTTTATCAAACTCGTTCCCCGGCTGTGGGGAAGGGGCGTTTGTTGCTGCCTTTAGCTAATCCTCAAACGGCGGAGGCTTTGGTGAAAATCGCCGGTGCGATCGCCCAACAACAGGGCTATGAGTTGGAATGTCTCCATATTGTCCTTGTGCCGCGTCATATTGCCCCCTCCCAGACCTCGGTTTCCCTGAAAAAAAGTCATCAACTCCTGAAGGATGCCAAACGAGAAGCCGCCGCTTGGGATGTTCCCCTCCACGTGCAAATCCGACTGGCCCACAATTTAGCCCAAGCCATTTTAGAGGTAATTAATGAACGCCACATCGACCTCTTGATTATGGGCTGGAAAGGCAACACCTCCACCCCCGGCCGCATTTTCGGCGATGTGGTGGATACCCTCATCCGTCAAGCGCCTTGTGATGTGGCGATGATTAAATTAGGGGAGGGGAAACAGAGTTTTCCCTATCGAGACTATCTCCCCACTAACTGGTTAATTCCCATTGCTGGGGGGCCAAATGTAAGACGGGCGGTGCAGTTATTACCCGGATTACAAGTCTTAGCGCGATCGCGTCATGTCTTCCTCTGTCAAGTCCATCCCCCCGACACCAACATCCCCGACACCCGCATCCTGCAAGAAATGGCCGCCCAAGTGAAGTTACAACTCAATGCCTCGGTGTTTCCCATCCCCATCCGTTCTGCTTCTGTCTCTGATGCCATTATTCGTTTAGCGGAGTCGGAAAGTTGTCAGGTGGTGATCATTGGGGCTAGTCGGGAGGGTTTGTTACAACAGGCCATTCATGGCAATATCCCTGAAGCCATTACTTCTGGGGTGAAAAGTACGGTGATCCTAGTGCGCAGTGCCATGTAATATCTGCTGAATAACACGCCTACGCTAGTCAATAAATACCCTGCTGTTGATTAACCCCGGAAGAATCGACCAAACTGGCTAATTGTGCGATCGCCATTCCCGAAATTGGTTCAATCCAATCCGGTGCAATTTCCGCTAAAGGCAGCAAGACAAAAGCCCGTTGTGTCATGCGAGGATGGGGAATCTGGAGGGGGGGAGTTTCTAAAACCCAATCTTCGTATAACAGTAAGTCTAAATCTAAAGTGCGCGGCCCCCACGGTTCACGACGCACTCGCCCAAATTGACGTTCAATCTCTAGTAGTTTCCCGAGCAGTTCCCTCGGGGACAGTTCCACCTCTAACACCGCGCAACCGTTGAAATAATCGGGTTGAGGGGGACCAACGGGGGCGGTTTTGTACCAACTGGATGTTAACTTAACCTGAATGCCCGGACTCTGATTAAGGGTTGCGATCGCCTTATTTAAAATTGTCAGAGAGTCGCCAACCGGACTGGTAAGATTACTACCGAGAGCGATCGCTACGCGACACTTCGTGAACGCACTGCGCATAAATTCTGTTCCCCATTTCAATCCGTGCAGATTACTGTGACATCCTCCCGACACCGACCCTAGGGGTACGGTGCGGGCTTCCCCATATTACTATGAGGTCTTCGGTGCTTCTACGGGAGGCTCTAGATGTCTTTTTAGGGACATCCCTGATAACCTCTTCCTCTACAGATCGTCACTCCCTCGTAAGTGATTGTTGGTTAATTTTCGGGGCATCGAACCCCTCAATTAACCGTCTTTCATCCCGACACTGACATTTGCTACGCAACGCTTCGCGAAGTGAACGCGAACGCACAGTGCGGGGCTTCCCGACGATGAGCTAACACCCTAGGTTTATCCGATGCCAAGAATCGCCGTCGCTTCAGCGCGGCGAGTGTCAAAGGTGAACCCACGGTCTAGGAATGCCCTTTTCGGTTTATGCTGAACGGGGAAACCTTCACCCCAGAGGAATCATGAGTGGAATTTGTGGGATATGGCATCGCGATCGCAGCCCACTCGATAGTAGCATTTTGCACCGGATGACTGAATTTTTGGTTTACCGGGGGCGCGATAGTACCCACTGCTGGCAACAAGCAGAAATCGGTTTTGGCCATACCCTGTTACACTGTCACCAAGATAGCCAACCCGATGGCATTTGCCATTTACCGCCCTTCTCCCTAACGGCCGATGTGCGCTTAGATAATCGTCGGGCTTTAGTCACCCAGTTACAACAAAATGATTGTCCTGTCACCCTTCACACGTCCGACTCCCAATTACTGCTTTGGGCTTATCACACTTGGGGTAAAGCCTGCTTAGATTACCTACTCGGGGATTATGTCTTTGCCTTGTGGGATAGTCAAGCCCAGCAACTCTGGTGTGTGCGAGATCCTTTGGGAGTCAAACCCTTTTTTTTTGCCCAAGTGGGGAGCCTTTTCCTGTTTAGTAATACCCTAAACGCCCTACGTTTACATCCAGCCGTCTCGACTCAACTCAATGAAGAGGCGATCGCCGATTTCCTCCTCTTCGACTTTAACCAAACCCCCCAGACTACGGTTTTCCAAGACATTCAACGCCTCCCCGGTGGTCATACCCTCACCTGCACTCCCCAACACTTTAACCTTCAACGTTACTGGACTCTCCCGATTCCCGAATTCCTGCCCTATCGTCGCGATGAGGACTACCTTGAACCCTTCCAACACCTAATGAATCAAGCCGTCAGCGACCGTTTACGGCGACGAGAAGCCGCCCTTTTCCTGAGTGGTGGGTTGGACTCCACTATGCTGGCACAAACCGCCTTAAACGCTATGCCAGAGGTCAATTATCAAGCCTTTACCGTCATCTATCGGGAACTCTTCAAGGATCCTGAAGGAGACTACGCTCAAATTGTCGCCAACTCCCTCCACCTCCCCCTAAAACTCATCCCGGCCGATCATTATGTGCCCTTTGAAGGGTGGCAAAATCCCGCCTTCCACCCCCCGGAACCCTACAATATTCCTTTTCTGACCCAAGACTATAGCGTTTATCAACAGGTTTTAACCCATAGTCCTGTCGTCCTCTACGGCCAAGGAAGTGATGAAGGAATGCGCCCCTCCCCCCTCACAGAATTATGCCGGGGGATGCCCCTAGGTGAGCTATTACGAGGACTAAAGCGTACTCTGTGGCACGCCCACTTAAAACCCCCCTTGGGAACCGGAATTTTAGGGAAATTGCGGGGATCCCATCGGGATATTTGGCAGGGATATCCCCAATGGTTGAACCCGGACTTTGAGCGTCGTTATGAATTGCGCGATCGCTGGCAAACCTTCGCCCAACCTCAACCTCCCTCCCCCCATCCTTGGCGCAGCAAAGCCTACTCTGATCTTCTACAGCCCCTCTGGTGGTACAATTTTGAGGCCACAGATCCGGGTTTCTCCCGTGTCCCCCTCGAAGTTCGCTATCCTTTCCTTGACCTACGACTCCTCAACTACCTACTCTCCCTCTCCCCCCTACCTTGGTTTATCAATAAACACCTCCTGCGTGTCACCCTACAAAAGCACCTCCCCCCCACCATTTGGCAACGTCCCAAAACCCCCTTAGCAGGAGATCCTGTCTACATCTACCTACAAAAAGGACTCCAACCTTGGCAATCTGCCCAGCAACAACACCGAGAATTCTTGACAACCTATATTGATTTGGACGCATTATTCTGTTTTACTCAGCAACCGAATCTACCTCCCCCTCTGGCTTGGTCAAGTTTACGTCCGGTCAGTTTAGGATATTGGTTAAAACACTGCAAACTCCCTCACTCTGCCCTTCGCAAGGATAGGACTTCCAACAACAACTCAAGGACGGTTTAAGGTTTTTTGCTCCGACTGTTTAACAAATTTGCCGGGAATTTCCCATCCCACAAGGGGAGTGGGGATAAGAGGTACATCCAGACCGTGATAATTTGTGCTAGGATCATGGAGCCGGGTTTCCTCGGTTCAAAATGTTTGGTCAGATGCGGTCATTTCTGTTTCCGCACATGAATAGAATTCACTAGATCATCCCATGACAAACCACGCCACTGAAACTGAACTCAAGCCAAAACAGCCCTATTATGCTCCTCAAGTCCAATGTTACGGGGACATTAAAACTCTGACCCAAAGTGTAGCGATTCGCGGGAATTTAGATGGTGCAGGGCCTCGGGCTGTTCCTAACCGAACTATTTAGGGTCTGCTGAATAACTGGGCTAGGGAACCGGGAGCAGGGGAGAGGAGGAGTTGATAATTATTCCCGATTCCCGATTCCCCAACTCTCGGATTTATGGAGCAAGCCCTAGATAGGGCTTGCTAGATTGCTATGAGCAGCACCGCGCCCTCCCGTTGGCGCGTCCTGCCCGTGGGGCTTAGGGGAACCTTGGGAGGGAGTCCCCTGTTGATTTTGAGGAGGGGTGAAAAGGTGTTAGAACTGGTGGGGGTGGGTGTCCGGGAAATGGTAGGGATTGGGGGGATTGATCTACTGCGGGATCTGTCCTTTAAGTTGGAGGCTGGCGATCGCACGGTTTTGGTCGGACCGTCAGGTGCGGGGAAAACAACGCTGCTCCGTCTACTGAATCGTTTAATAAGTCCCACGATGGGACAACTCTATTTTCGTCAACAAGCCTACGGTAAAATCCCGGTGCTTGAGTTGAGGCGACAGGTGGTTTTAGTTCCCCAAGAGCCGAAATTATTGGGGATGCGAGTCCAAGATGCGATCGCCTATCCTCTCCAACTCCAACACCTCCCCCCCCGCGAAATTGACCAGCGCGTTCAAGTCTGCTGTCAGAGTTTACGCCTCCCCAATGAATGGCGAGAACGCACAGAATTACAGCTTTCCCAAGGTCAACGGCAGTTAGTGGCGATCGCCCGTGCCTTAGTGATGCAGCCCAAAGTCCTGGTACTCGACGAACCCACCTCCGCCCTCGATTTTGGTTTAGCCTCCCATCTTTTAACCGTTTTAGGGGAATTAGACAACACCACTATCTTGATGGTTAACCACCAACTAGATTTAATATCCTCTTTTGCTCAACGGGTGCTATACCTTGAAAGCGGCATCCTACGAGAGGATCTACCAGCTAACGCCGTTCAATGGGACCAATTGCGCGATCGCCTCCGCACTCAACAAGAACAACAACAAGCCGAGTGGGAATAAGAAACTCCGATCTCATCGCAGATTCCTCTTCCTCTATCCGCAATATCACGGATTTTTAAAGGCTAGAAATAATCCGTTATTTTACTTAAATAAACCTACGGATATACCAGAATAATAACCTTACTATTCGCCAACAAAATCCGTGTATATCATGAATTGTGAAAGAACTGTCACAATATCTTTCCGTAAACTTTACAGAAGTTATTTTTTTCGCTATGTTAGGAACAGCCTAGAAAACTGCTAACATTCGGGACGACGAAAATAAAACAACTGCATAGATCAATCCATTACAACCGCATAACTTCAACCCTAGGGAGTAACCACAAATACGATGGCACTTTCATCAGAAGACTTGATGACTCGTTCATCTATCCGCACTTATTTACATGACCTCAAAAATTCCCTCAACTTAGTTAAAAACTGTGTTGAGTTATCTAGTGACCTCACCCAAGAATTGCGTCAGCAGATCGATAACATCACCCAAGACCCCTCTTCTGGTAGTTCCATCAACCGGGAAATTAACGAAAATCTAAGCGATTTACAGCAAAACTCAGAAATCGTCCAGCGTCATAGTCATCGAATCCTCACCCTGATCCAGCGTCTTGAATTGGAACTGTAACTGGATCTAAACAATCAAAATGACACTGTAATTGCTCAGTTTAATTCATCAGCCTGAAACGGTGCATCTCCTCGCCTTACCGTCTTTTCTCAGTTTTTATAAGATTGTCCAGAAAACTCCATCCCCTTGTGAGTGGGTCAGTTCATCTATCCCCAATCATCAGAAAACTAGGGCGTTAATCCCCCCGCAAAAAAGCCCTTATTCCCCTTAAATAAGCCTCCCCATCTTCCAACATCGGGAAATGAGCCGTCTGGGGAATTTCTAAATACTCAATTCTTCCATTTAACGCCGCCGCATTGCGCCCTAATTGTGGCGGGATAATAATATCCTTCTCCCCGGAGACTAACAACGTCGGAACGGCTAAATTGGCGAAGACTTGGGGCATTTCTAAAGCCGCTTGCTCACTAACGGCCGTATAAATTGTTCCCACCGCGGCCGCCTCATCCGCCATTAAGTAATCCTCCAAAAACTCCCGACTGATCACATCGGGTAAAGGACGATGCAAAAAACGCGCCATAAATAAACGCCCCGCCAAGGGAACGCTTAAAAACCACGGAAAGCGGAACTTAACCACATATCCGCCAACAAAATGGAATGTTTTAAACGACAGGGCATTATATTCAAAAATGCCGTTACAAGTCAGGATTAAGCGTTCCACTCGTTGGGGAAATTGCCCCGCAAATAAGGCCGCAATGGAAGCCCCCAAAGAATGACCATTCAAATAAACCCGCTCTAAGCCAAAATGGTCTAATAATAATCCTAAATCCTGGGCATAGTCCCCCAACTCATAACCCCCCAAGGACTCAAGCCCTGTTT contains the following coding sequences:
- a CDS encoding alpha/beta fold hydrolase; its protein translation is MQFETSLSYRETGSTETGRVNLGGVDHFYQWIRSPGGVGETPIGKKPVIVFVHGWGGSARYWESTARAICQDFDCLLYDLRGFARSPLPKTGLESLGGYELGDYAQDLGLLLDHFGLERVYLNGHSLGASIAALFAGQFPQRVERLILTCNGIFEYNALSFKTFHFVGGYVVKFRFPWFLSVPLAGRLFMARFLHRPLPDVISREFLEDYLMADEAAAVGTIYTAVSEQAALEMPQVFANLAVPTLLVSGEKDIIIPPQLGRNAAALNGRIEYLEIPQTAHFPMLEDGEAYLRGIRAFLRGD
- a CDS encoding asparagine synthetase B family protein, coding for MSGICGIWHRDRSPLDSSILHRMTEFLVYRGRDSTHCWQQAEIGFGHTLLHCHQDSQPDGICHLPPFSLTADVRLDNRRALVTQLQQNDCPVTLHTSDSQLLLWAYHTWGKACLDYLLGDYVFALWDSQAQQLWCVRDPLGVKPFFFAQVGSLFLFSNTLNALRLHPAVSTQLNEEAIADFLLFDFNQTPQTTVFQDIQRLPGGHTLTCTPQHFNLQRYWTLPIPEFLPYRRDEDYLEPFQHLMNQAVSDRLRRREAALFLSGGLDSTMLAQTALNAMPEVNYQAFTVIYRELFKDPEGDYAQIVANSLHLPLKLIPADHYVPFEGWQNPAFHPPEPYNIPFLTQDYSVYQQVLTHSPVVLYGQGSDEGMRPSPLTELCRGMPLGELLRGLKRTLWHAHLKPPLGTGILGKLRGSHRDIWQGYPQWLNPDFERRYELRDRWQTFAQPQPPSPHPWRSKAYSDLLQPLWWYNFEATDPGFSRVPLEVRYPFLDLRLLNYLLSLSPLPWFINKHLLRVTLQKHLPPTIWQRPKTPLAGDPVYIYLQKGLQPWQSAQQQHREFLTTYIDLDALFCFTQQPNLPPPLAWSSLRPVSLGYWLKHCKLPHSALRKDRTSNNNSRTV
- a CDS encoding ATP-binding cassette domain-containing protein, translating into MSSTAPSRWRVLPVGLRGTLGGSPLLILRRGEKVLELVGVGVREMVGIGGIDLLRDLSFKLEAGDRTVLVGPSGAGKTTLLRLLNRLISPTMGQLYFRQQAYGKIPVLELRRQVVLVPQEPKLLGMRVQDAIAYPLQLQHLPPREIDQRVQVCCQSLRLPNEWRERTELQLSQGQRQLVAIARALVMQPKVLVLDEPTSALDFGLASHLLTVLGELDNTTILMVNHQLDLISSFAQRVLYLESGILREDLPANAVQWDQLRDRLRTQQEQQQAEWE
- the folK gene encoding 2-amino-4-hydroxy-6-hydroxymethyldihydropteridine diphosphokinase, coding for MRSAFTKCRVAIALGSNLTSPVGDSLTILNKAIATLNQSPGIQVKLTSSWYKTAPVGPPQPDYFNGCAVLEVELSPRELLGKLLEIERQFGRVRREPWGPRTLDLDLLLYEDWVLETPPLQIPHPRMTQRAFVLLPLAEIAPDWIEPISGMAIAQLASLVDSSGVNQQQGIY